One segment of Solanum lycopersicum chromosome 1, SLM_r2.1 DNA contains the following:
- the LOC101247971 gene encoding 3'-5' exonuclease-like → MLSKYSGKQTVVGLDNEWKPNFSRYTNNKLATLQLCIDNTCLIVQLFYLDEIPQTLKKFLANPNFTFVGVEVGEDILKLKNEYGLVCYNQADIRDVAKKKWPCRYSRPGLKDLAYDICSLNMPKPKHVSMSNWEATELSVSQVEYACIDAYASFKIGQKLLMEN, encoded by the coding sequence ATGCTCTCCAAATATTCTGGAAAACAAACAGTTGTGGGCTTAGACAATGAATGGAAGCCCAATTTTAGTCGATACACTAACAACAAATTAGCCACACTCCAACTCTGCATTGACAACACTTGTCTCATAGTTCAATTGTTTTATTTGGACGAAATCCCACAAACCCTCAAGAAATTTTTAGCTAATCCTAATTTCACATTTGTTGGAGTTGAGGTTGGTGAAGACATCCTTAAACTGAAAAATGAATATGGTTTGGTTTGTTATAATCAGGCTGACATTCGTGATGTTGCTAAGAAAAAATGGCCTTGTAGGTATTCACGTCCAGGATTGAAGGATCTTGCTTATGATATATGTAGTCTTAATATGCCTAAACCAAAACATGTTAGCATGAGCAACTGGGAGGCAACAGAACTAAGTGTTAGCCAAGTTGAATATGCTTGCATTGATGCTTATGCTTCCTTCAAGATTGGTCAAAAGCTACTTATggaaaattaa
- the LOC101248249 gene encoding 3'-5' exonuclease-like: MYSSYGSSSSGTTSKYNVKFGGQTIETTVTNKAAVANEWANAMLSKYSGRQKVVGLDSEWKPTFSNKSATLQLCIANTCLIVQLFYLDEIPQSLKKFLANPNFVFVGVEVAEDILKLKNEYGLVCNSHEDIRDVAMNKWPGRFSRPGLKDLASAISGLYMTKPDHVCQSNWEASVLSEAQVEYACIDAYASYKIGHKLLMEY, translated from the coding sequence ATGTACTCATCCTATGGTAGCTCTAGTTCTGGTACCACTTCAAAGTACAACGTTAAATTTGGTGGACAAACAATTGAAACCACTGTGACTAACAAAGCTGCTGTTGCCAATGAATGGGCCAATGCAATGCTGTCCAAGTATTCTGGAAGGCAAAAAGTTGTGGGCTTAGACAGTGAATGGAAGCCCACATTTAGCAACAAATCAGCCACACTTCAACTCTGCATTGCGAACACGTGCCTCATAGTCCAATTGTTTTATTTGGACGAAATCCCACAATCTCTCAAGAAATTTTTGGCTAATCCTAATTTCGTATTTGTTGGTGTTGAGGTTGCTGAGGACATCCTTAAACTGAAAAACGAGTATGGTTTGGTTTGTAATAGTCATGAAGATATTCGTGATGTTGCTATGAATAAGTGGCCTGGTCGATTTTCACGTCCAGGATTGAAGGATCTTGCTAGTGCAATTTCTGGTCTTTATATGACTAAGCCAGATCATGTTTGTCAAAGCAATTGGGAGGCAAGTGTTCTTAGTGAGGCACAAGTTGAATATGCTTGTATTGATGCTTATGCTTCTTACAAGATTGGCCACAAGCTACTTATGGAATATTGA